A single genomic interval of Cyprinus carpio isolate SPL01 chromosome B24, ASM1834038v1, whole genome shotgun sequence harbors:
- the LOC109088576 gene encoding leucine-rich repeat-containing protein 4B-like has translation MQAAIVTGFFSPSPLIWLVQLLLWPHLLGPRLAEASPACPSPCSCSNQASRVICTRKGLNEVPQSISSNTRYLNLQENSIQVIRSDTFKHLNHLEILQLSKNQIRQIEVGAFNGLPNLITLELFDNRLPLVPSQAFEYLSKLRELWLRNNPIETLPAYAFHRVPSLRRLDLGELRKLSFISEAAFEGLLNLRFLNLGMCGLKDVPNLTPLVRLEELELSGNQLGVVRPGSFQGLVSLRKLWLMHSRISVLERNAFDDLKNLEELNLSHNSLHSLPHDLFTPLQQLERVHLNHNPWVCNCDVLWLSWWLKETVPDNSTCCARCHAPPGTKGRYIGDLDQRDFTCYAPVIVEPPTDLNVTEGMAAELKCRTGTSMTSVNWLTPNGTLMTHGAYKVRISVLHDGTLNFTNVTMQDTGPYTCMVTNSAGNTTATAVLNVSAPDSGNGYSYFTTVTVETVETGQDGHGSARQFVNETFISFPGPTAASASVGPTGSMLSSLSPRATRAPDRPFTVSITDVANLSGLEDVMKTTKIIIGCFVAITFMAAVMLVVFYKLRKQHQLHKHHGPARAIEIINVEDEIGSAGGASGITGGSTVHMGAGSGGGSGQSQRNHDPEIMTLPSVGQADHLNHYYKPHHFNNNVLGLNMPSGMLNNKPNPSSQNQASTMKMGTSGDPSNPSSTSPPLPIRIPMAMTIHGTLKGLSHVPNMQTEPLLLSNGSKESVQETQI, from the exons ATGCAGGCTGCTATTGTAACAGGCTTTTTCAGCCCCTCCCCCCTCATCTGGTTGGTCCAGCTTTTGTTGTGGCCACACCTCCTTGGACCTAGATTGGCCGAAGCCAGTCCTGCCTGCCCTTCTCCCTGTAGCTGTTCCAATCAAGCCAGTCGAGTGATCTGTACCAGAAAAGGCTTAAATGAAGTTCCACAGAGTATCTCGTCCAATACTCGATACCTCAACCTCCAGGAGAACTCCATACAG GTGATCAGGTCAGACACCTTCAAGCACCTAAATCATCTGGAAATCTTACAGTTGTCTAAGAACCAGATTCGTCAGATAGAAGTGGGAGCTTTCAATGGCCTTCCCAATCTTATCACCCTGGAGCTTTTTGACAACAGACTACCACTGGTACCATCACAGGCGTTTGAGTACCTGAGCAAGTTGCGTGAACTCTGGCTAAGGAACAACCCCATAGAGACACTCCCGGCGTACGCCTTCCACCGCGTGCCGTCCCTGCGACGGTTAGACCTTGGCGAGCTGCGCAAACTCAGTTTCATCTCAGAGGCTGCGTTCGAAGGGTTGCTGAACCTACGTTTCCTGAATCTGGGCATGTGTGGGCTTAAGGATGTACCCAACTTAACGCCTCTCGTGAGGCTAGAGGAACTGGAGCTGTCCGGAAACCAGCTGGGAGTGGTGCGTCCCGGATCTTTCCAAGGCCTGGTGTCTCTACGCAAACTGTGGCTCATGCACTCTCGGATATCTGTCCTTGAGAGGAATGCCTTCGATGACCTCAAAAACCTAGAGGAGCTCAATCTGTCCCATAATTCTCTGCATTCGCTGCCCCACGATCTCTTCACTCCACTGCAGCAGTTAGAGCGTGTCCATCTGAACCACAATCCTTGGGTTTGCAACTGCGACGTTCTGTGGTTGAGCTGGTGGCTTAAAGAAACTGTGCCTGATAACTCCACTTGTTGTGCACGTTGCCATGCCCCACCAGGTACTAAGGGCAGGTACATTGGTGACCTCGACCAGCGAGACTTCACCTGCTACGCACCTGTGATCGTGGAGCCACCCACCGACCTGAACGTGACGGAGGGAATGGCAGCCGAGCTGAAATGCCGCACTGGGACATCCATGACTTCCGTTAACTGGCTGACCCCCAATGGAACCTTGATGACCCATGGAGCATACAAGGTCCGGATCTCGGTCCTTCATGATGGAACCCTGAATTTCACCAACGTGACCATGCAAGACACCGGGCCCTACACCTGTATGGTCACCAATTCTGCTGGCAACACCACAGCAACTGCTGTGTTGAACGTCTCTGCACCTGACTCAGGCAATGGCTACAGCTACTTCACAACTGTTACCGTTGAGACTGTAGAGACTGGGCAAGATGGCCACGGTTCGGCACGGCAGTTTGTCAATGAAACGTTTATTAGTTTTCCAGGCCCAACGGCTGCATCTGCATCAGTGGGTCCCACTGGCTCGATGCTGTCCTCCTTGTCGCCTCGAGCCACGCGTGCACCCGATCGCCCGTTCACGGTCTCCATCACGGACGTCGCCAACTTGTCGGGTCTTGAGGATGTAATGAAGACGACCAAGATTATCATCGGCTGCTTTGTGGCCATCACCTTCATGGCGGCAGTGATGTTGGTCGTCTTCTACAAGCTTCGCAAGCAGCACCAACTCCACAAACATCACGGCCCGGCTCGCGCCATCGAGATAATCAACGTCGAGGATGAGATCGGATCTGCCGGTGGAGCTAGCGGCATCACGGGAGGGAGCACCGTCCACATGGGAGCAGGATCTGGTGGAGGAAGTGGGCAGAGTCAGAGAAATCATGATCCTGAGATCATGACCCTGCCAAGCGTTGGGCAAGCAGACCACCTGAACCACTACTACAAACCGCACCACTTTAACAACAACGTGCTAGGCTTGAACATGCCCTCTGGAATGCTCAACAACAAACCCAACCCTTCCTCCCAAAACCAGGCTTCGACCATGAAAATGGGGACTTCCGGTGATCCCTCCAACCCTAGCTCGACCTCACCTCCCCTGCCAATTCGCATCCCAATGGCGATGACCATCCATGGAACTCTGAAAGGTCTTAGTCACGTTCCCAACATGCAGACTGAGCCACTGTTGCTATCGAATGGCTCCAAGGAGAGCGTTCAGGAGACCCAGATCTGA